In Zingiber officinale cultivar Zhangliang chromosome 3A, Zo_v1.1, whole genome shotgun sequence, the DNA window tcctggactggtacaggaacctgagaacgtaaactgtacgttctggagcagcccattccggaggctcctcctgccactgccccgcaagctgaccgagatgctttcaagaagtatcaagatgacgcattagatgtgtcttgtctaatgctcgcgaccatgaactctgagcttcagaagcaacacgagttaatggtcgcttacgatatggttgaacatcttcgtcaactgtatcaaggtcaagcgaggcatgagagatttgagatctcaagggcattgtttcagtacaagatgtcagacggggctcctgtaggcccatatgtactcaaaatgattgggcacatagagaacctacaaaggttggggttcccacttggccaagagctggccactgacctgatcttgcaatccttgccggatagctacagtcaattcgttgtaaactacaatatgaacgagattgacaagccactgcccgagctgcgtagcatgttaagaactgttgagctgaaccttaagaaggctaagcccaacactgttctgatggttcagaaacataagggcaagggtaagcccaaaggcaagggaaagtcccaattcaagggcaaaggcaaggcactgaagcctaaaggaggggtcggcaaggatgctacctgcttccactgcggtcagaccagacactggaagaggaactgcaaggtatacttggaggatcttaagaagaagcgaagtgagacttcaacttcaggtatatatgttatagaagttaatctatctatttctacatcatgggtattagatactggatgtgcttctcacatttgtactgatgtgcaggcactgagaaatagcagggcattgacaaagggcgaggtggacctacgagtaggcaatggatcacgggttactgctgttgctgtagggacttactttctatctctgccctctgagcttgtactagagttagtcgattgttgttatgtgcctgcattaactaagaacattatatcaatttcttgtttggaaaagaaaggtttctcgtttacaataaataacaaatgttgttccgtctatttaaacgatatgttctattgtaatgcacttctgataaacggactctatattcttgactttgagagccctatctataacataaataccaagaggttcaagtcaaatgacatgaaccaaacctacctctggcactgtcgcttaggtcatataaatgacaagcgcttatcccagctccataaggatggtttgttggactcatttgattttgaatcatatgagatatgcgagtcatgcctacgaggcaagatgaccaagactccctttaatgggcacagcgagagagcaactgatttgttaggactcatacatagtgatgtatgtggccctttcaatgttgctgctagaggccgttatagatacttcatcacatttactgatgacttcagtagatatggttatgtgtacttgatgacacataagtctgaatcctttgaaaagttcaaagaattcaagaatgaagtacagaaccagcttggcaagagtattaagatacttcgatccgatcgaggtggagaataccttagccatgagtttcgtgactacctagctgagtgtgggattctatcccaactcactcctcctggaacaccacagtggaatagtgtatccgaaaggaggaatcgtaccctattagatatggtgcgatctatgatgagtcacacagatcttccgacataccttagGGGTTATGTTCTAGACACggaagcttttatactcaaccgagttccatccaaggccatgataaagacactatataggatatggactgggagagatgcccaggtgtctttcatgaggatttggggttgtgaggcttacgttcgacgtcaagtctcagacaagttaggacccaaatccgacaagtgctactttattggatatcccaagaaactaagggatattacttctacattcccagtcagcacaaggtagttgtggcaaagactggggtctttctagaaagggactttgtttctagaaagactagtgggagcgcgttcgatcttgaataaGTTCacgatgcgaacaatagcactgaagcctcgatggaagttgaacttgaaccacaaagtgttgtggatgatgttgttccataaggagttgaggaacaacaaccagttcaagtagacatacctcatTGCAGGTTTGACAGGGTACGCCGTCAGCcttagagatactcatttctcttgtctgaccatgatgacgttatgctcataaaGGATaatcctaccacctatcaggaagctgtgatgagaccagatttcgagaaatggctagaggccatgagatccgaaatagaatccatgtacaccaaccaagtatggactttggttgatccacctgatggggtaaaacccattgggtgtaagtgggtctttaagagaaagactgacatggacggacttatctataagggtcaattggtagctaaaggtttcaagcagattcatggtattgactatgatgaaacattttctccagtagcgatgtttaagtcaattcggatcatgcttgctattgcagactaccatgactatgagatatggcaaatggatgtcaaaaccacatttctgaatggaaacttactcgaggatgtgtacatgacacaacttgagggttttgtagatccactgcatactagcagagtatgcaagctgcataggtccatttatggactaaagcaagcttctcggagctggaatctttgatttgatgatgcaatcaaacagtttgatttaaTCAAGAACTAAGATAAGCCTTGTGTccacaagaaggttgtaggggacatagttgtcttcctcatattgtatgtggatgacatactactcattgggaaggacatccctttgcttcagtctgtcaagacctagctagggagttgcttctcaatgaaggacttaggtgaggcatcccgcattctagggatacagatctatagagatagatctaagagattgcttggcctaagtcagagtacatatatagacaaggtactccttcggtttgccatgcagaactccaataagggatttctgccgatgtcacatggcgtgagtctttcgaagactcaaggtccctcttctagagaggagagagaccgcatggatcagatcccttatgcctcagccataggatcgatcatgtacgccatgctatgtactcgacctgatgtctcgtatgctttgagcatgacgagcagataccagtcagatcaaggtgaaagtcactggatagcggtcaagaatattcttaagtacttaagaaggactaagaaatatttcttgatatatggaggccatgatgagctagctgtaaagggttacagtgatgctagcttccagactgaccacGATGCTAttatcgcagtcggggttcatgttttgcattaattgtggtgctgtgagttggaagaatttgaagcaggacacagtagctgattctacaacaggcgccgagtatattgctgcatcagagggagaaaaggaggcagtttggattcgcaagctcatcactgaacttggggtagttcctagcattgctgaccctattgagctctattgtgacaacaatggagctatagcacaggcgaaggaacatcgctcacaccaacggaccaaacacatactacggcgcttccatctcattcgagagatcatcgagagaggagatgtgaagatttgcagagtacctacagaggctaacatcgcagatcccttgaccaaggctttggcacagaggaagcatgatggtcacactaggtcatttggccttagagcctacactgattgacactagtgctagtgggagattgttaactagagccctagagccaatcatttgatgattgtattttggacatgttgtatcatattctatataaataaaggcatttggtttttggttattatacttacttgtattggtgccaaataaattaagtacaaTACGCCCTTGAGTAGActgttctcacctatatcaatcggttagttgaactgatagtgagatgatataggaacaccactcttaatcattcctagtcaagtattaacattcagggacaatgttaattcaataagactagcatgtaggtcaactcgatgacttgatctcacaaatcatggatatagagatatcaagttgacacatgggtatgcatttgagaatgtatactgaatgacccgccatgagaaagtatcatggatcgttatatgagtgtcatatactttctcatgtgactattagtatgactactagtccttagacctgaagtcaccatggttcccgacataaggagttatgtactttggtttcgtcaaacgtcacccgtaactgggtggattataaaggcgattactgggtatgtaacaaattatgcggagggatgtgagtgatgtagatgggatctattcctcctatatgacgggagaggcaTCGATATtcatgatagagtgagaccacgaagtgcatgaccatgcccaaatgagtcaatatgagatattgagctcatttgatttagtgagtctacttagagttcaagatttagattgattagaggatgacacggtctatgccgcatattgatcaatctagatgtctaggatagaaagacatttgtcatatattgtgaggagtcacaattagtagtcacaaggtgatgttggatctcaacattcttgtaacattgggtagtaattgttggaaccccgaggtgttttgatgtgatcaaacaagttaagttaggtcctgcgttgtttaacccttgtgtctaagtgtgcaggaacttaggaacacaggaagtcgagcggaagacgcggctagcgagaaggacggcacgggagagagccgacgggctcggtgtgtccgagggacgaggtgtccgcggaagagtacaccggtggacgagaagaacgtgagcggtgttcgagggacgagaaaccgggaaggaaggctgctcgaggagaaggccggaacatgggttcgggtgagctctattctgaatggccgagatcacccaagctagtggagccggaacagaagacccggaccgagacgagctgaaccgaagcggagcgaccagacgaaaaaagtcaaccagagttgacttttggggtccggggcgcccggaaccatccggggcgcccggaatgagatttttgaccagatcgagtcaaactcgatctgaacgttgggggataaagttttatccccccagggcgcccggaacccttccaggcgccccgaccaaggctataaatatagccttggtccagaagcaaatcaattaatcagaacgacgaacttgtaatcaacttctgtgtgctttacttttcttcttgtacgttcaacgctgtaagaggctactccgcccagaggagaatcagatagtgcgcttacattccttggattagcaatcccctgattgcaaactaagtaaaactctggtgtctgtttttctttacttagtctcttttatttatttattacaagtgttcattatatagttgaaatccgagaaaggttcgtgttttaatttgtagggcaattcacccctcccctcttgccggcctccaaagggaccaacagtaatgatgtgttgcaagataccgctcattacttatgctcctaaatgggtttaggggcattgccaacgttacaagaacctatagggtcgcacactaaggacaattagatggagattaggttcatatgatgaaccaagaggattagattcatttgatgaatcaaattggattaagagtaatcctaattgggctaacttgagttggactcaagttgattcatgtgtttaatgagtctaatttagattatgactcattgaatcaatttaattaaatgaattagattcattatattaaattggcttaaattaaatgattggattaggtcaaccatgagagagattaagtcaagtttgacttgacttgagaggaagatgaagagtcaagtttgacttaacttcatgccacctcattggtgagttggcattaagtggccaatgatgaggtgccacatcatcttgtttagcacatgtgtgtgccacctcatggaggttacaaatctcttaatagccacacttaatgcaaaaatgggggttacacataggaaagtggccggccaccttttgttgtggatgtgaattcattttctcattcatgtgcattcacttcatctccttcctctagccatttttactctccctctcctttccttggccgaatcccataaggtgctagcacaccttgttttggtcatctccacctagtgtgttcgtgtggatacgtatatagaagtatctatctttgatactttcgagatccgacgactcttggacgagcgggatacgaaaaagggcacgcatcgaaggtatagatctcttccatgtagatctaggagtagatctatgTTTTAGTAAACTCGTGCTcgtatttaaatatttttgaaatctatccttcgcacgagatccagtggcatgggtgattcggggtttccgcgatgcgaaaatacggttttcgcggcccgataacccaacattgtgttcgtgtggatatgcatagagagttgtctaccttgacaacttgagatccggcacctttggAAGAGCGAGATTCgggaaaggcacgcatcaagggtaaatctcttaacatatagttctagtgtaaatctataggttggtaaactcgtactcgtaattttattttcgaaagtttttacttcgcacggatccgtggctgggggttttggggtttccgccACACGAAAAgcagtttccgcgacgcgaaaagcggttttcgcggcccgaaaaatccaacaaaatcaccgtctacatgggcactactgcaaatatAGAagttgttgcagtgagagatgtttattctctgataggaataaaacatggattttcagaaattgtctttacgttcCAAGTTTAGAATGGACTAGATTTCAGTCTCTAAACTATTCAAAAAACTTgatattctatctcttttgataacaaagttgttatcacgAAAAAGAGAAAAGTTATTtgttttggtacgttggttggtaatttaagtaaatccaataaattccacgatgcaacaaatgaaaattaataacacatcttctaactctaataagagaaagcaacattcggaaatgaaccaataatatctttggcatctaaggctaggtcatattaacttgagtaggatttaaaggataatagccgatgaacttttgggttcattggtgttggaaaactttccaacctgcgagtcttgcttggaaggaaaaatgaccgagaggctttttaagactaaggggtatTGAGCCAAGGAcgtgttggaattgattcattttgatttgtgaggacctatgactatccaagcaagaggtggtttcgaatattttgtctcttttatagacgactattcgagatacaggtacattacttgatgcgccgcaagtctaagtacattgataagttcaaagagtacagggcGGATGCGGAGAAATGTCTAGGTAAGGTGagtcgtagtggcgagtacctcttaggagagtttaggagacacttatcagaagtcgggattaaatctcaactgactgcacctggtacaccccaacagaatggtgtgaaagaaagaaggtataggactcttatggaaataattagatcgatgatgagttattcagaattatcaaatttgttttgaggatatactctggaaacagaagtgtacatagtaccttctaaatcagaaccGTCGACTcctatagaattgtagaatgagcgtaagcctagtctaaagcatattcggatttggggtagttcagcacatgtgctaaaaggAGACACTGATATGTTGGAATTAAGaataagagttcacttgtttatgagttatcctagataaacgaaagtaggtttatagtcctaaaaatcagaaggtcattgttaccaCCAATgctaaatttttagaagaggactatgtaatgaaccgcatgcccataagtaaatttgttcttaaggaaataataaaggacatgtttaatctagtaccaacaatacaagatgagataccaaaagaaactgtaacacgtgcactacaagaaaaaccctcataaacatcggtggaacaacaacggttttaaacaaaaaccgatgtctttgagtattttacatcggtttttccaaaaatcagtgtctataagcgcagattttcgctcatagacatcggtttttaagccgatgtctatgagcgcctttttttcgttaatagacaccgattttaatcaCGGTTTTTAAAATCTGGTGTCTAtgatataataaaataatttaattttcccaccaatacttagccgaaatttgcaacacttcactcttctctCCAAACCTAAACATATATCGCGCCGTCTATCGTATACCGTCGCCTCATCTCCCttttccccttcctagatcgacgccccttcctctcccgatcaggatcaacacaagacgcccttgcttctccgtccaaccacaccgcatctcctccaactcctccctttgctttcttcttctgcaAGAGTTTCTCTTCTTTCATTTCCTCTTCTTCATCGTCTTCTACTTCCGTCCATCCGGCTGTGGCGGCACCTGATGGCGGCCGATCGAGCTCGACTACCCGTGCATGTGGTAACGTTTCTTGATTCATGCTGGATCACGATTTTCACTTTCTTTCTGTTAGATTGCATGGACGAATGTAGTTGTTGTTTGATTTCTGGGACCTGAATGTCGGATTTGGTGGTAGGTTGGCATGGCTTTCGCGAATCAGTACTACCAGATCCTTGCCAATTCCCCTCTGCTTCTCTTCCGCTTATACAAAGAGGGAAGCACGCTCAGTCGGCTGGATCATCAGGGCGAAATGATTTCCGTCACCGGCATGGATATAAGATGCCTTGTTTAATTGTCTTCATTCATCTCGTACTTTTATTCTCAAACAGTGGCAATCGTTTTGGACTAAGTGCCGATTCTTTATTTCTTTCGGTCTTTTATTGTTTGTTATTGTAAGATCTACTGATTGGGTATCTTCTGTTTGGTGGTGCTTGGTGAATGACGGAAAGGCAATCAAGGAGAAGCTTCGTTTCGTTGACTATAGCGAGTACAGGGCGAAGATTAAGATAGTGGACGGGCAGAAATCGATGAATGGCTGTCTTAGTGTTCTTGTGGCGGGGTATCTCACCGGGAAAGATGACGCCAAGAAAAAATTTGCTCAATTTTTTATGATGGCCCCTCAGGATAAGGGATACTATGTTTTGAATGATATATTTCGTCTTCTTGCTCCTGAACAAGGTATTATTTTGGACTTGAAAGTAGCATATTATTTTggactttaattaattaaactaaaatgATTTATCTCTTGGTAAATGATCACAGGTTACTGAAGTCGCTACTGATCCCTTCCTCATCTTTGatggtttcatcttcttgatcttttgattgcaagtattaattgattaatgcatgcaatgtgtttgatgaatttcctcaaacactaccctgacttgattttatcatttttgtttgcatGATTCTCTTGAGTGGTAAATGCTAATTACTGTCACTTGTGGTATCAATTCTAGTTTGCCCCTAACACAATTTCATATGTCAATAGTAGTTTTTGTGGTCGTTGTTGTTGTGATGCATCTCAAGATGCGGCTATGAGGGTGCTTGTGAAAATGACACTTCCACCAAAATCACATGAACAAAGAAAATCCGACAGATTTAGTTCATTTAAGATGCAGAGAGGGTGCTATACCCATCAACAAAATGAAATGATGACATTTAACTTTTCCTTATGAGATGAAATATTCTAGTTGGTTGGCTAGTTATCCTGAAGTGTcatgttaattttaattaattagatagTTGAAACTGGAAGAGTTTAAAGAAAGCTTATTGGTGTGTTATGGAAGAGTCTTGACAAAATGAAATTTCTCAAGTTAATGGGATATTTTACCAGCTCACTGTTGCCTCAGTTAATACCCTCAGTAACACCATGTCAACCTCATGCCAAAGAATTTTGTCCATGGTTCCAATTCCATGTAGAAAATTAAATCATGGGTCATCTCAACAGGGAATGTGAAGAGTATTATAGCTAAGTAAATCATAAGAGAAGAACATATTTTCtgactataataaaaaaaaatactaaaactaATGCTTGTCGTTGCACCATATGTGTGAAGTTTATTATCCTGCTGCTCTTTTATGAGTGTGTGATCATATTTTCAGCTTGGTATATGAAAAAACTACATGGTTGCATTGCCTATTTTCATATGATTAAATGCATGACATAAGTTTTTACTTTAAAACTGGAATATTAACTTTTTGCTTATATATGTTTATGGCATTTCCTCTGCATTCATTGTTTATGGTTAAGTTATTTTCAGTTTTTTCTCCTCTATTTCCCAATTAGTCTATGAATTTTGGTTTTTGTCATTTCTTAGTTTTATGTATGAATTAAGCATGTTTAATTGtcaaaaaaaattctcttttctttAGTGTGTTTTTGTTATTCAAGAGCCATGTATATATTGTTTTTATTAGTGATGTGAGGGTATGCAGCCAAGAGGAACATGCATTCTTCAATTTTATTTTAGCATGCATTTGATCGAAAAGTATTGTGGCATTGTTAAATTATTACATAATTTATTGCAGAATGTTCATCATGTTGGTCAACCAATGCCTGGTGAGGAGCAAGAAGATATAGTCATGACCAATACCcagaataacatattaaatatgaAGTGCCCTTTAATAGGAAAGCCTGTTACAGAATTGCAAAATCCTGTCCGCTGGTAAAGTAGTGCTTCACTCTTTACCAAAGTTTTGTAGTTATGTTTTTAtccaatataaattaaaattccctAATTTTTTGTTTGTTAGTAATGAAAGATAAAAACATAACGGTCAAGTGAGATTGTTTCATATGTACAAagccattttttttctttgtgaaTGAACAAATATTAAACGGTTCACAAGTTAACTAAAAACAACTATTTTAAGTGAACTTCTTTCTTAAATTGCAGAGCTTGGTTTCCTTGGAAATCATGTTCCTTCTTGAACCATATTCAATTTGGCATGAGTCCTTATTTGATTAGTTGTGAACTATGAATTTGTGTGCTTTGTAGAATGCAATGTGAGATATGTTAATGTCGTAGACAACATTCCATAGctttctacttatatttcattctaacaactcaaaaaaaaaaccttttggcAGATTATGTTGATTCAATTGTTCATGTTCCTTGAACAATGCTTGATGTATACTTATTTATCAAGTGATGAAGAAGCTTATGACTAGTCTGTTTcacatattttttttgtttcccaAGCAAAaggtatgttattattattattaaagtcaTAAATCGTGTTCATTCTATCTGTTGTTCTTCATCAAGCAGGATGGAC includes these proteins:
- the LOC122052014 gene encoding E3 SUMO-protein ligase MMS21-like isoform X3; the encoded protein is MIYLLVNDHRLLKSLLIPSSSLMNVHHVGQPMPGEEQEDIVMTNTQNNILNMKCPLIGKPVTELQNPVRWMDCKHIYEKELVIHYISTKKPHPRCPVAGCPKILQVGRVVCDALLTIEIDEMRLASATNINSTMVEDFYRS
- the LOC122052014 gene encoding E3 SUMO-protein ligase MMS21-like isoform X1, encoding MQPRGTCILQFYFSMHLIEKYCGIVKLLHNLLQNVHHVGQPMPGEEQEDIVMTNTQNNILNMKCPLIGKPVTELQNPVRWMDCKHIYEKELVIHYISTKKPHPRCPVAGCPKILQVGRVVCDALLTIEIDEMRLASATNINSTMVEDFYRS
- the LOC122052014 gene encoding E3 SUMO-protein ligase MMS21-like isoform X2 yields the protein MQPRGTCILQFYFSMHLIEKYCGIVKLLHNLLQNVHHVGQPMPGEEQEDIVMTNTQNNILNMKCPLIGKPVTELQNPVRWMDCKHIYEKELVIHYISTKKPHPRCPVAGCPKILQVGRVVCDALLTIEIDEMRLASATNINSTMKRVKNG